A single window of Treponema denticola ATCC 35405 DNA harbors:
- a CDS encoding ABC transporter ATP-binding protein — translation MSKDIVLISGLTKTFSSASEKLVIFDKLNFSIEEGKKISITGESGSGKSTFLNILGGLESADSGEIIAGSYKVHSLDEKSLTEYRSSFLGLVFQFHYLLKDFTALENVMLPALIAGRSKKEIKEKALSLLEDVKLAERKNHFPSQLSGGERQRVAVARSLINSPSLILADEPTGNLDPANAETVQNLLFSVVDKHKKTLVLVTHDQNIASMTDISYKLYKGNLEEV, via the coding sequence ATGAGTAAGGATATAGTTTTAATTTCCGGTTTAACCAAAACATTTTCTTCGGCAAGTGAAAAACTTGTAATATTCGATAAACTGAATTTTTCCATTGAAGAAGGGAAAAAGATTTCGATTACCGGAGAATCCGGTTCGGGTAAAAGTACCTTTTTAAATATATTGGGCGGTCTTGAATCGGCAGACAGCGGCGAGATTATTGCAGGTTCTTATAAGGTTCATTCGCTTGATGAAAAATCTCTCACGGAATATCGAAGCTCCTTTTTGGGTTTGGTTTTTCAATTTCATTATTTGTTAAAAGATTTTACCGCTCTTGAAAACGTAATGCTTCCCGCCCTTATTGCAGGAAGATCAAAAAAAGAAATAAAAGAAAAGGCTCTCTCCCTTTTGGAGGATGTAAAATTAGCCGAACGTAAAAATCATTTTCCTTCTCAGCTGTCGGGAGGCGAAAGACAGAGGGTTGCTGTTGCCCGCTCTTTGATAAACAGCCCCTCACTCATTCTTGCTGATGAGCCTACGGGAAACTTAGACCCTGCCAATGCCGAGACTGTTCAAAATCTTTTATTTTCTGTAGTCGATAAACACAAAAAGACCTTGGTTCTTGTTACCCATGATCAAAACATCGCATCAATGACGGATATTTCTTATAAACTTTATAAGGGCAATTTGGAAGAAGTATGA
- a CDS encoding ABC transporter permease has product MKKNNYRWIFFVLNRFNSADTKGRSSISTLFSILGIAFGVMVLTVILSIMNGLQMGYIDTILQVSSGHIRLYGEKEDLKEAENLNLHKAFFIFQESQTLMQGNYGKQHGVLIRSVEEDIMQKDKGLASALKITSGSFNILEKDSVILGYELARQLGVKVGDNVNIIAVSGSSETSLFPENQDLIVTGIFKTGYYEVDSSFAFMSLENGENLFGKESKLYASVKLQNQNNDAAYISSLNASSLNLKAESWRTYNHAFFGALRIEKNMMMLLVILIFLVVSVNIYNGMRRSIYERREEISVLASLGAYSKHIQALFIANGFTIGLIGASAGLLLGLLLSVQINSIFNLIENIVNSVLSFVSILFQNSSDADFSVFSPVYFYMETVPVRIFFNEILLIFLFGIFSSSAAAMIAARRILKLKPAEVLRYE; this is encoded by the coding sequence ATGAAAAAGAATAATTATAGATGGATTTTTTTTGTTTTAAATAGATTTAATTCCGCAGATACAAAGGGGCGTTCTTCAATCTCGACTCTTTTTTCCATATTGGGAATTGCCTTCGGTGTAATGGTCTTGACCGTGATTCTCTCGATAATGAACGGTCTTCAAATGGGATACATAGATACAATCCTGCAAGTTAGTTCGGGTCATATAAGGTTGTACGGCGAAAAAGAAGATCTAAAAGAAGCCGAAAATTTAAACCTCCATAAGGCTTTTTTTATTTTTCAGGAATCTCAAACATTGATGCAGGGAAATTACGGCAAGCAGCACGGCGTTTTAATCCGTTCGGTGGAAGAAGATATAATGCAAAAAGACAAAGGGCTTGCCTCTGCCTTAAAAATAACTTCCGGTTCTTTTAATATCTTGGAAAAAGATTCTGTAATTTTGGGTTACGAGTTGGCCCGCCAGCTCGGTGTAAAAGTAGGGGATAATGTAAATATTATAGCCGTGTCAGGTTCATCCGAAACAAGTCTTTTTCCTGAAAATCAAGACTTAATTGTTACGGGTATTTTTAAAACGGGATATTATGAGGTTGATTCTTCCTTTGCCTTTATGTCTTTGGAAAACGGAGAAAACTTATTCGGAAAAGAATCGAAGCTCTATGCCTCCGTAAAACTACAAAACCAAAACAATGATGCTGCCTATATATCTTCCCTAAATGCTTCATCCCTTAATTTAAAAGCGGAATCATGGCGTACTTATAATCATGCTTTTTTCGGAGCTCTCAGAATAGAAAAAAATATGATGATGCTTTTGGTTATTTTAATTTTTTTGGTTGTGTCGGTTAATATTTATAACGGAATGCGGCGTTCAATTTATGAGAGACGGGAAGAAATTTCCGTTCTTGCTTCTCTTGGGGCTTACTCCAAACATATACAGGCTCTTTTTATTGCAAACGGTTTTACGATAGGTTTGATAGGTGCAAGTGCCGGCCTTTTATTGGGGCTTTTGCTATCGGTTCAAATAAATTCTATTTTTAATTTAATAGAAAATATAGTAAATTCGGTTTTAAGTTTTGTATCCATATTGTTTCAAAATTCATCCGATGCTGATTTTTCCGTTTTTAGTCCGGTTTATTTTTATATGGAAACCGTTCCGGTTAGAATATTTTTTAATGAAATTTTATTGATTTTTTTGTTCGGCATTTTTTCCTCATCCGCTGCGGCCATGATAGCTGCGAGACGGATATTAAAATTAAAGCCGGCGGAGGTATTACGCTATGAGTAA
- the ftsY gene encoding signal recognition particle-docking protein FtsY, with protein sequence MKNKSFAAGLKKLFGLYKGPEESFFEDLTDTLIEGDIGAKTALEIEASLRELCKKEKLVSEDDVLNGLYNILLPYVKVTSLIPEKDKVSIYLVLGVNGVGKTTSIGKMAHYYKEKYGTPIILAAGDTFRAAAIEQLKFHGEKNDVRVVAHQHGGDPGAVIFDAGDAMASSGGGLVLADTAGRLHNKDNLVRELQKIDRIAKTKASEGCYKKILVLDATTGQNGLRQAEVFHEAIGVDAVFLTKYDSTAKGGVAVTAGKELNLPMLFVGTGEKYENISPFSAENYVKEFIGKI encoded by the coding sequence ATGAAGAATAAAAGTTTTGCTGCCGGATTAAAAAAACTATTCGGTTTATATAAGGGACCGGAAGAATCTTTTTTTGAAGATTTAACCGATACTCTGATAGAAGGAGATATAGGTGCAAAGACGGCCCTTGAAATAGAAGCTTCTTTAAGAGAGTTATGTAAAAAGGAAAAACTCGTTTCTGAAGATGATGTTTTAAACGGTCTTTATAATATTTTATTACCCTATGTAAAGGTAACTTCTTTAATTCCGGAGAAAGACAAGGTTTCTATTTATCTTGTTCTAGGTGTAAACGGTGTAGGAAAAACAACTTCAATAGGAAAGATGGCTCATTATTATAAAGAAAAATACGGTACGCCCATCATTTTGGCCGCCGGAGATACTTTTAGAGCCGCTGCAATTGAACAGTTGAAATTTCACGGTGAAAAAAATGATGTGAGGGTTGTCGCTCATCAGCATGGGGGAGACCCTGGTGCAGTCATCTTTGATGCCGGCGATGCAATGGCTTCATCAGGCGGAGGCCTCGTTCTTGCAGATACGGCGGGAAGACTTCACAATAAAGACAATTTGGTAAGGGAGCTTCAAAAAATCGACAGGATTGCAAAGACAAAGGCTTCTGAAGGCTGCTATAAAAAGATATTGGTATTGGATGCAACTACTGGTCAAAACGGTTTAAGGCAGGCCGAAGTTTTCCATGAAGCTATAGGAGTCGATGCGGTCTTTTTAACAAAGTATGATTCTACGGCGAAGGGCGGCGTTGCCGTTACGGCAGGAAAAGAGCTTAACCTTCCCATGCTTTTTGTCGGAACCGGAGAAAAATATGAAAACATATCTCCTTTTTCGGCTGAAAACTATGTAAAGGAATTTATCGGAAAAATATAA